In one window of Nocardioides panacisoli DNA:
- a CDS encoding CDP-alcohol phosphatidyltransferase family protein encodes MSAEAPRIGQPLTELWTHFAVDPLGQPLARRLAGMGAVTPNRLTAVALTLGVAAAACFATGRLRTGGVLFLLRFFVDCLDGAVARLQGTCSTRGAFFDLGADVIGVTAAYAALGWYLVDAGHLALPWLLVLLGLLGIYNWQLGYRKRLAARAGLGTGGSAHAWSPSWTPLRQWVGYCERHSVSAVPWAVEAEIATLGLAPLLVPTAHLPWAIVVALAFYVVADLLNARRIWRIADHLDQHPPSVATEGVAP; translated from the coding sequence ATGAGTGCTGAGGCCCCTCGGATCGGCCAGCCACTGACGGAGTTGTGGACGCACTTCGCCGTGGACCCGCTCGGGCAGCCCCTGGCCCGGCGCCTCGCCGGCATGGGGGCGGTGACCCCCAACCGGCTGACCGCGGTCGCGCTCACGCTCGGCGTCGCGGCGGCCGCGTGCTTCGCCACCGGACGCCTCCGCACCGGCGGTGTGCTCTTCCTCCTCCGGTTCTTCGTCGACTGCCTCGACGGTGCCGTCGCCCGCCTCCAGGGCACGTGCAGCACGCGAGGCGCGTTCTTCGACCTCGGCGCCGACGTGATCGGCGTGACGGCGGCGTACGCCGCGCTTGGGTGGTACCTGGTGGACGCCGGACACCTCGCGTTGCCGTGGCTGCTCGTGCTGCTCGGCCTGCTCGGGATCTACAACTGGCAGCTGGGCTACCGCAAGCGCCTCGCGGCGCGCGCCGGCCTCGGCACCGGCGGCTCCGCACACGCGTGGAGCCCGTCGTGGACGCCGCTGCGGCAGTGGGTCGGCTACTGCGAGCGTCACTCGGTCTCCGCGGTGCCGTGGGCGGTGGAGGCGGAAATCGCGACGCTGGGCCTCGCCCCGCTGCTGGTGCCGACGGCGCACCTGCCGTGGGCGATCGTGGTCGCGCTCGCCTTCTACGTGGTGGCCGACCTGCTCAACGCCCGCCGGATCTGGCGCATCGCCGACCACCTGGACCAGCACCCACCGAGCGTGGCGACCGAAGGAGTGGCCCCATGA
- a CDS encoding glycosyltransferase — MIAVEWDRPGTDVRRPLVAVFVGTDHHRFDRLLSWVRDCAAEGWAEWFVQHGATPWHPTAGTGGQDYLDQATLDGLLERAAAVVTHGGPGMIMDAHLAGHVPVVVPRDPHHGEHVDDHQVRFTERLALGGGIHRTLTETDFRREVHAAIGAGHASVLDRGPDATTCRRFGELVAATQQRRLTHAGR, encoded by the coding sequence GTGATCGCCGTGGAGTGGGACCGGCCGGGCACCGACGTACGCCGTCCCCTCGTCGCGGTCTTCGTGGGCACCGACCACCACCGCTTCGACCGGCTGCTGTCGTGGGTGCGGGACTGCGCCGCCGAGGGCTGGGCGGAGTGGTTCGTGCAGCACGGCGCGACCCCGTGGCACCCCACGGCCGGCACCGGGGGTCAGGACTACCTGGACCAGGCGACGTTGGACGGGCTGCTGGAGCGTGCCGCCGCCGTGGTGACGCACGGGGGGCCGGGGATGATCATGGACGCCCACCTGGCCGGCCACGTGCCGGTGGTGGTCCCCCGCGACCCGCACCACGGCGAGCACGTCGACGACCACCAGGTCCGGTTCACCGAGCGCCTCGCGCTGGGTGGCGGCATCCACCGCACGCTCACGGAGACCGACTTCCGCCGCGAGGTGCACGCCGCCATCGGCGCGGGACACGCCTCGGTGCTCGACCGCGGCCCCGACGCCACCACGTGTCGCCGCTTCGGCGAGCTCGTGGCGGCCACCCAGCAGCGACGACTCACCCACGCGGGCCGATGA
- a CDS encoding aminotransferase class I/II-fold pyridoxal phosphate-dependent enzyme, translating to MQAVILAAGMGRRLGRLTGDRTKGMVEVHGRTLLHRSMDALVEHGVERIVLVVGHRADGVREAVGTEHRGVPVHYVDNPDYATTNNIHSLHLAAAELVSDDTLLLESDLIYDARIIERLVNHPAPDVVAVAARESWMNGTMVTLGPDRQIESFVPAHRVDPRSAEDLYKTVNIYKFSRRFLEDQYLPFLQAYVRSVGVNEYYEQVLRVIAGLDHGGLVGMPVDERWYEIDDLQDYRIAETLFAPHEERYEYFLRRHGGFWRFPQVLDYCYLVNPWFPTEAMYEDFGRSMRHLLADYPSSLQVQAQLAAEMFDGDPACFTVGNGAAELIATLGEVLDAGRVGVTVPTFEEYLKRFPHAQVVTKEAGGADFETGFDHHAELLARVDALVLVNPENPTGRCLTAEEVVALLELAEETGKRIVLDESFVDFTDPTHCTSLLRQGVLDDHPSLVVLKSISKSYGVPGARLGVMATRDADLLGRVVERLPVWNINSMGEHFLQVIGRHRGEYVDACAELRAERERFAKALDDIRDLHVVPSQANYLLCRLPDGVSSRSVVTRLLNEHDILVKDCGGKPGFGDGAAYVRIAVRDEVDNEVMIGALRGVLASVR from the coding sequence ATGCAAGCTGTGATCCTCGCTGCCGGGATGGGGCGCCGACTCGGGCGCCTCACCGGCGACCGCACCAAGGGCATGGTCGAGGTGCACGGGCGCACCCTGCTGCACCGGAGCATGGACGCGTTGGTCGAGCACGGCGTCGAGCGCATCGTGCTGGTGGTGGGGCACCGCGCGGACGGCGTCCGCGAGGCCGTCGGGACCGAGCACCGTGGCGTGCCGGTGCACTACGTCGACAACCCCGACTACGCCACCACCAACAACATCCACTCCCTGCACCTGGCCGCGGCCGAGCTGGTCAGCGACGACACGCTGCTGCTGGAGAGCGACCTGATCTACGACGCCCGCATCATCGAGCGGTTGGTGAACCACCCGGCGCCGGACGTGGTGGCGGTCGCGGCGCGCGAGTCCTGGATGAACGGCACCATGGTCACCCTCGGGCCGGACCGGCAGATCGAGTCCTTCGTGCCCGCCCACCGGGTCGACCCACGCTCGGCCGAGGACCTCTACAAGACCGTCAACATCTACAAGTTCTCCCGTCGCTTCCTCGAGGACCAGTACCTCCCCTTCCTCCAGGCCTACGTGCGGTCCGTGGGCGTCAACGAGTACTACGAGCAGGTGCTCCGGGTGATCGCCGGGCTGGACCACGGCGGCCTGGTCGGTATGCCGGTGGACGAGCGCTGGTACGAGATCGACGACCTGCAGGACTACCGCATCGCCGAGACGCTGTTCGCCCCGCACGAGGAGCGCTACGAATACTTCCTGCGCCGTCACGGCGGGTTCTGGCGGTTCCCGCAGGTGCTGGACTACTGCTACCTGGTCAACCCCTGGTTCCCCACCGAGGCGATGTACGAGGACTTCGGCCGCTCGATGCGCCACCTGCTCGCCGACTACCCCTCCAGCCTGCAGGTGCAGGCCCAGCTCGCGGCCGAGATGTTCGACGGCGACCCCGCCTGCTTCACCGTCGGCAACGGGGCCGCCGAGCTCATCGCCACGCTCGGCGAGGTGCTCGACGCCGGACGCGTCGGCGTCACCGTGCCGACCTTCGAGGAGTACCTCAAGCGCTTCCCGCATGCCCAGGTGGTGACCAAGGAGGCAGGCGGCGCCGACTTCGAGACCGGCTTCGACCACCATGCCGAGCTGCTGGCGCGGGTGGACGCACTCGTGCTGGTGAACCCCGAGAACCCGACCGGGCGCTGCCTCACCGCCGAGGAGGTGGTGGCGTTGCTGGAGCTCGCCGAGGAGACCGGCAAGCGGATCGTGCTTGACGAGTCCTTCGTGGACTTCACCGACCCGACCCACTGCACCAGCCTGCTGCGCCAGGGCGTCCTGGACGACCACCCCTCGCTGGTCGTCCTCAAGAGCATCAGCAAGAGCTACGGGGTTCCCGGGGCACGGCTGGGCGTCATGGCCACCCGCGACGCGGACCTGCTCGGCCGCGTCGTGGAGCGGCTGCCGGTGTGGAACATCAACTCCATGGGGGAGCACTTCCTCCAGGTCATCGGCCGCCACCGCGGTGAGTACGTCGACGCCTGCGCGGAGCTGCGTGCGGAACGCGAGCGCTTCGCCAAGGCGCTCGACGACATCCGCGACCTCCACGTCGTGCCCTCGCAGGCCAACTACCTCCTCTGCCGGCTGCCCGACGGGGTCTCCAGCCGCAGCGTCGTCACCCGGCTGCTCAACGAGCACGACATCCTGGTCAAGGACTGCGGGGGCAAGCCCGGCTTCGGTGACGGGGCGGCGTACGTGCGCATCGCGGTGCGGGACGAGGTCGACAACGAGGTCATGATCGGCGCCCTCCGCGGCGTGCTGGCCTCGGTCCGCTGA
- a CDS encoding glycosyltransferase family 2 protein, with protein MSRPRIDVVIATRNRPELLRRAIAGVLAQDVDRDLTCHVVFDQCEPDQGIAHESPGRSVRVLTNTRSPGLAGARNSGILAGDGDLVAFCDDDDVWAPGKLAAQVALLDAEGTDCCVTGITVEYDGHAVDRVPEPHELELAHLARHRVMAAHPSSVVVRRPALLGPIGLVDEEIPGSYGEDFDWLLRAAEVGRVSVVPRPLVRVHWGGSQFSRQWQTIVDAIEYSLDKHAVFHRDPHALGRLYGRRAFALAALGQRAEARRAVVSTLRVAPREPRAYLAASVALRMVSAERLLDLAHRRGHGI; from the coding sequence ATGAGCCGACCGAGGATCGACGTGGTCATCGCGACCCGCAACCGTCCCGAACTGCTGCGCCGCGCCATCGCCGGCGTCCTCGCGCAGGACGTGGACCGTGACCTCACCTGTCACGTGGTCTTCGACCAGTGCGAGCCCGACCAGGGCATCGCCCACGAGTCACCCGGCCGCTCGGTCCGGGTGCTGACCAACACCCGTTCCCCGGGTCTGGCCGGCGCCCGCAACAGCGGGATCCTCGCCGGCGACGGCGACCTGGTCGCCTTCTGCGACGACGACGACGTCTGGGCGCCGGGCAAGCTGGCCGCACAGGTCGCGCTCCTGGACGCCGAGGGCACCGACTGCTGCGTCACCGGCATCACCGTGGAGTACGACGGCCACGCGGTCGACCGGGTCCCCGAGCCGCACGAGCTCGAGCTCGCCCACCTCGCCCGGCACCGGGTCATGGCGGCCCACCCCTCCAGCGTGGTGGTCCGGCGCCCGGCGCTCCTCGGCCCGATCGGCCTGGTCGACGAGGAGATCCCCGGCAGCTACGGCGAGGACTTCGACTGGCTGCTGCGCGCGGCCGAGGTCGGCCGGGTCTCGGTCGTGCCGCGACCGCTGGTGCGGGTCCACTGGGGCGGGTCCCAGTTCTCGCGGCAGTGGCAGACCATCGTGGACGCCATCGAGTACTCCCTGGACAAGCACGCGGTCTTCCATCGCGACCCCCACGCCCTCGGTCGGCTCTACGGGCGGCGCGCGTTCGCACTGGCCGCGCTGGGCCAGCGCGCCGAGGCGCGGCGAGCGGTGGTCTCCACGCTCCGGGTCGCACCCCGCGAGCCGCGCGCCTACCTCGCCGCATCGGTGGCACTGCGGATGGTCAGCGCCGAGCGGCTGCTGGACCTGGCCCACCGGCGGGGCCACGGCATCTGA
- a CDS encoding exopolysaccharide biosynthesis polyprenyl glycosylphosphotransferase has protein sequence MTLAGLGPQLLPGAPAVPRVSMPRPSRRLRTSGVRTRSTERVLADVVAAATGSVVLVWPGWVAAVSATAVVLTVSLVIGWVALVASVGGYRDRLVDACRGETRTVLCAGVRLTVLAAAAAWFLLPTVPRPAVIGAVAMTVAVSTAHRLVVGATDRARQRTGRATSRVLVVGHDTAAQRLVRELSRNARGPVGVVGVCGPDPELIPVQAESLEVDGVIVLPCPHLTPAATRRLAWRLAEDDRHLLLSPGLTGVGVQRASVATLEELPLVHVRHTELTSVRRTVARWCGRVAAASALVLLSPLLLAVAVAIRWDSAGPAVFRQTRVGQHEVPFTMYKFRTMRTDAVQQRDDLADLNENDGVLFKMRQDPRITRLGRFLRRYSLDELPQLLNVARGDMALVGPRPPLPEEVAQYADDVHRRFAVAPGITGLWQVSGRSDLDWDESVRLDLSYVDNWSPLLDLKILLLTVSAVCGHRGAY, from the coding sequence ATGACCCTCGCCGGCCTCGGACCCCAACTGCTGCCGGGTGCGCCGGCGGTCCCGCGGGTCTCGATGCCGCGACCGTCCCGGCGCCTGCGCACCAGCGGGGTCCGCACGCGGTCGACCGAGCGGGTCCTGGCCGACGTGGTCGCCGCCGCGACGGGCAGTGTGGTGCTGGTCTGGCCGGGCTGGGTCGCGGCCGTGTCGGCGACCGCGGTCGTCCTCACCGTCTCACTCGTGATCGGCTGGGTCGCCCTGGTCGCCAGCGTCGGCGGCTACCGGGACCGGCTGGTCGACGCCTGCCGCGGCGAGACCCGCACCGTGCTGTGTGCGGGGGTCCGGCTGACCGTCCTCGCCGCCGCGGCCGCCTGGTTCCTGCTGCCCACGGTGCCCCGCCCGGCCGTCATCGGGGCCGTCGCGATGACCGTTGCCGTGTCGACCGCGCACCGACTGGTCGTCGGTGCGACCGACCGCGCCCGGCAGCGCACCGGCCGCGCCACGTCGCGGGTGCTGGTCGTCGGCCACGACACCGCCGCACAACGCCTCGTCCGGGAGCTCTCGCGCAACGCCCGCGGCCCCGTGGGAGTGGTCGGGGTGTGCGGCCCCGACCCCGAGCTCATCCCCGTCCAGGCCGAGTCCCTCGAGGTCGACGGCGTGATCGTGCTGCCGTGCCCGCACCTCACGCCGGCGGCGACCCGCCGGCTGGCGTGGCGCCTCGCCGAGGACGACCGCCACCTGCTGCTGTCCCCCGGCCTCACCGGGGTCGGCGTCCAGCGCGCCTCGGTCGCGACGTTGGAGGAGCTGCCGCTGGTGCACGTGCGCCACACCGAGCTCACCAGCGTGCGTCGCACCGTGGCGCGGTGGTGTGGCCGTGTCGCCGCGGCGAGCGCGCTGGTGCTGCTCTCACCGCTGCTGCTCGCCGTCGCCGTCGCGATCCGGTGGGACTCCGCCGGTCCCGCGGTGTTCCGGCAGACGCGCGTGGGCCAGCACGAGGTGCCGTTCACGATGTACAAGTTCCGCACCATGCGCACCGACGCGGTGCAGCAGCGCGACGACCTGGCCGACCTCAACGAGAACGACGGCGTGCTGTTCAAGATGCGCCAGGACCCCCGGATCACCCGGCTGGGTCGCTTCCTGCGCCGCTACTCCCTCGACGAGCTGCCGCAGCTGCTCAACGTCGCGCGCGGCGACATGGCACTGGTCGGTCCCCGGCCGCCGCTGCCCGAGGAGGTCGCGCAGTACGCCGACGACGTGCACCGGCGCTTCGCCGTGGCGCCGGGCATCACCGGCCTGTGGCAGGTCTCGGGCCGCTCCGACCTCGACTGGGACGAGAGCGTGCGCCTCGACCTGTCCTACGTCGACAACTGGTCGCCGCTGCTGGACCTGAAGATCCTGCTGCTCACCGTGTCCGCCGTCTGCGGCCACCGCGGCGCCTACTGA
- the mfd gene encoding transcription-repair coupling factor, producing MTLAGLADAVLADPDLSAALTEAAGGAVTARELTGPESLRPFVAAGLARAGRPVLAVTATTREAEQLLAELEDQVDPATVGYYPSWETLPHERLSPRSDTVGRRLAVLRRLCHPGPSTGSTGPLSVVVAPVRSLLQPQVKGLGDLTPVELAVGDSVDLDDVVAGLLDAAYTRVDLVERRGEFAVRGGIVDVFPPTEEHPLRVEFFGDDVEEIRSFAVADQRTIDALDRVWAPPCRELLLTDDVRRRAAELGRAHPELVEITDKLAEGIAVEGMEALIPALVDELELLVDLMPPDTQVVVLDPERARARAHDLVATSEEFLGASWAAAASGGDAPIDLQAASYRTLADVRTHALDRGQSWWTLSPFGLAGDAAEAEPSLDAAADATDPSTGFTPAPNYRGDVERAFGEIAKWRAEGWTVAVVHPGHGPAERMVEALGERDVPARLVEDLPAGTVPGPDVVTVVQGTLTHGLVDEGRRLAILTGEDVLGQKAATRDKGAMPTRRKKQIDPLELKAGDYVVHEQHGVGRFVEMRQREVQGATREYLVIEYGASKRGQPADRLMVPADTLDQITRYVGGEQPSLDRLGGGDWTKRKNRARKAVREIAAELIKLYAARQATRGHAFGPDSPWQHELEDAFPFHETPDQLTTVDEVKRDMQRVVPMDRLVCGDVGYGKTEIAVRAAFKAIQEGKQVAVLVPTTLLVGQHLATFTERMAGFPVTIKGLSRFQTESEAQAVLAGLTDGSVDLVVGTHRLLNPETRFKDLGLIIVDEEQRFGVEHKEQMKRLRTSVDVLAMSATPIPRTLEMAITGIREMSTITTPPEERHPVLTYVGAYEDRQVVAACRRELLRDGQVFYIHNRVSSIEKAAARLRELMPEARVATAHGQMGEAQLEQVMVDFWEKRFDVLVCTTIVESGLDVSNANTMVIERADTLGLSQLHQLRGRVGRSRERAYAYFLYPPEKPLTETAHERLATLAQHSDLGGGMAIAMKDLEIRGAGNLLGGEQSGHIADVGFDLYVRLVGEAVRDFRDDAPEQLEEVRVELPVDAHLPHDYVPSERLRLEMYKRLSEVREDADVDQLSEEMTDRYGEQPEPVAALLLVARFRARARQAGLKEISTVGKNVRFAPVVLPDSRTVRLQRLHPKALAKPQTETVLVPRPPTPGKVGRPLEGIALLEWARGVIDAIIDPKE from the coding sequence GTGACCCTTGCCGGCCTCGCCGACGCCGTCCTCGCCGACCCGGACCTGTCCGCTGCCCTGACCGAGGCCGCCGGCGGCGCCGTGACCGCCCGCGAGCTCACCGGTCCCGAGTCGCTGCGGCCGTTCGTCGCCGCCGGCCTGGCCCGTGCGGGGCGCCCGGTGCTCGCCGTCACCGCCACGACCCGTGAGGCCGAGCAGCTCCTCGCCGAGCTCGAGGACCAGGTGGACCCCGCCACCGTCGGCTACTACCCGAGCTGGGAGACCCTGCCGCACGAGCGGCTCAGCCCGCGCAGCGACACTGTCGGCCGTCGCCTGGCGGTGCTGCGGCGCCTGTGCCACCCCGGGCCCTCGACGGGCTCGACCGGCCCGCTGTCGGTCGTGGTCGCACCAGTGCGATCGCTGCTGCAGCCGCAGGTGAAGGGCCTGGGTGACCTCACGCCGGTCGAGCTCGCCGTGGGCGACTCGGTGGACCTCGACGACGTCGTGGCCGGCCTGCTCGACGCGGCGTACACCCGCGTCGACCTGGTGGAGCGCCGTGGCGAGTTCGCCGTCCGTGGCGGCATCGTCGACGTCTTCCCGCCGACCGAGGAGCACCCGCTGCGCGTGGAGTTCTTCGGCGACGACGTCGAGGAGATCCGGTCCTTCGCCGTGGCCGACCAGCGCACCATCGACGCGCTGGACCGCGTTTGGGCACCGCCGTGCCGGGAGCTGCTGCTCACCGACGACGTACGCCGGCGGGCCGCGGAGCTGGGACGGGCCCACCCCGAGCTGGTCGAGATCACCGACAAGCTCGCCGAGGGCATCGCCGTCGAGGGCATGGAGGCCCTCATCCCGGCGCTGGTCGACGAGCTCGAGCTGCTGGTGGACCTGATGCCCCCGGACACCCAGGTCGTCGTCCTCGACCCCGAGCGCGCCCGCGCCCGTGCCCACGACCTCGTCGCCACCAGCGAGGAGTTCCTCGGTGCCTCGTGGGCGGCCGCGGCCAGCGGCGGCGACGCACCGATCGACCTGCAGGCGGCGTCGTACCGCACGCTCGCCGACGTCCGCACCCACGCGCTGGACCGCGGTCAGTCGTGGTGGACGCTCAGCCCGTTCGGGCTGGCCGGCGACGCCGCGGAGGCAGAGCCCTCCCTCGACGCCGCGGCGGACGCCACGGATCCCAGCACCGGCTTCACGCCGGCGCCCAACTACCGCGGTGACGTCGAGCGGGCCTTCGGCGAGATCGCCAAGTGGCGCGCGGAGGGCTGGACCGTCGCGGTGGTCCACCCCGGCCACGGCCCGGCGGAGCGCATGGTCGAGGCGCTGGGGGAGCGCGACGTCCCCGCCCGGCTCGTCGAGGACCTCCCGGCCGGCACGGTGCCCGGACCGGACGTCGTCACCGTCGTGCAGGGCACCCTCACCCACGGCCTGGTCGACGAGGGCCGCCGGCTGGCGATCCTCACCGGCGAGGACGTGCTGGGTCAGAAGGCCGCGACCCGCGACAAGGGCGCCATGCCCACCCGCCGCAAGAAGCAGATCGACCCGCTGGAGCTCAAGGCCGGCGACTACGTCGTCCACGAGCAGCACGGCGTCGGCCGCTTCGTGGAGATGCGCCAACGCGAGGTGCAGGGAGCCACCCGCGAGTACCTCGTCATCGAGTACGGCGCCTCCAAGCGCGGGCAGCCGGCGGACCGGCTGATGGTGCCCGCCGACACCCTGGACCAGATCACCCGCTACGTCGGCGGCGAGCAGCCGAGCCTGGACCGCCTGGGCGGCGGCGACTGGACCAAGCGCAAGAACCGCGCCCGCAAGGCCGTCCGGGAGATCGCCGCCGAGCTGATCAAGCTCTACGCCGCCCGACAGGCCACCCGCGGCCACGCCTTCGGCCCCGACAGCCCGTGGCAGCACGAGCTCGAGGACGCCTTCCCCTTCCACGAGACCCCCGACCAACTGACGACCGTCGACGAGGTCAAGCGCGACATGCAGCGCGTCGTCCCCATGGACCGACTGGTGTGCGGCGACGTCGGCTACGGCAAGACCGAGATCGCGGTGCGGGCGGCGTTCAAGGCCATCCAGGAGGGCAAGCAGGTGGCCGTGCTGGTCCCGACCACGCTGCTGGTCGGCCAGCACCTGGCGACCTTCACCGAGCGGATGGCCGGCTTCCCCGTCACCATCAAGGGGCTCAGCCGCTTCCAGACCGAGTCCGAGGCGCAGGCCGTGCTCGCGGGGCTCACCGACGGCAGTGTCGACCTCGTCGTCGGCACGCACCGGCTGCTCAACCCCGAGACCCGGTTCAAGGACCTCGGCCTGATCATCGTCGACGAGGAGCAGCGCTTCGGTGTCGAGCACAAGGAGCAGATGAAGCGCCTGCGCACCTCGGTGGACGTGCTCGCGATGAGCGCGACGCCGATCCCGCGGACGCTGGAGATGGCCATCACCGGTATCCGGGAGATGTCGACCATCACCACGCCGCCCGAGGAGCGGCACCCGGTGCTGACCTACGTCGGCGCCTACGAGGACCGCCAGGTCGTCGCCGCCTGCCGCCGCGAGCTGCTGCGCGACGGCCAGGTCTTCTACATCCACAACCGCGTCAGCTCCATCGAGAAGGCCGCGGCGCGGCTGCGCGAGCTCATGCCCGAGGCCCGCGTCGCGACCGCGCACGGCCAGATGGGGGAGGCCCAGCTCGAGCAGGTGATGGTCGACTTCTGGGAGAAGCGCTTCGACGTGCTGGTGTGCACCACCATCGTCGAGTCGGGCCTGGACGTCTCCAACGCCAACACCATGGTCATCGAGCGGGCCGACACCCTCGGGCTCTCGCAGCTGCACCAGCTGCGTGGGCGGGTCGGCCGCTCCCGCGAGCGCGCCTACGCCTATTTCCTCTACCCGCCGGAGAAGCCGCTCACCGAGACCGCGCACGAGCGGCTGGCCACGCTGGCGCAGCACTCCGACCTCGGCGGTGGCATGGCGATCGCGATGAAGGACCTGGAGATCCGCGGCGCCGGCAACCTGCTGGGCGGGGAGCAGTCGGGCCACATCGCCGACGTCGGCTTCGACCTCTACGTCCGCCTCGTCGGCGAGGCCGTGCGGGACTTCCGCGACGACGCACCGGAGCAGCTGGAGGAGGTCCGCGTCGAGCTCCCGGTCGACGCCCACCTGCCGCACGACTACGTGCCCAGCGAGCGCCTGCGGCTGGAGATGTACAAGCGGCTCTCTGAGGTCCGCGAGGACGCCGACGTCGACCAGCTCAGCGAGGAGATGACCGACCGCTACGGCGAGCAGCCCGAGCCGGTCGCCGCGCTGCTGCTGGTCGCCCGGTTCCGTGCCCGGGCCCGGCAGGCGGGGCTGAAGGAGATCAGCACCGTCGGCAAGAACGTGCGCTTCGCGCCGGTCGTGCTGCCCGACTCCCGCACCGTCCGGCTCCAGCGGCTCCACCCCAAGGCGCTCGCCAAGCCGCAGACCGAGACCGTGCTGGTGCCGCGTCCGCCCACGCCGGGCAAGGTGGGGCGTCCGCTGGAGGGCATCGCCCTGCTTGAATGGGCCCGTGGTGTGATCGACGCCATCATCGACCCCAAGGAGTGA
- the pssD gene encoding PssD/Cps14F family polysaccharide biosynthesis glycosyltransferase has translation MKILLVCSSGGHLAQLMRLEPWWAPHERRWVTFETGDATSKLQGEDVTWAHHPTTRNVPNLARNTALAWRLLRTWRPDVIVSTGAGVAVPFFWLHRMFGATTVYLEVFDRIDSPTLTGRLCQPVTDLFLVQWPEQQRLYRSSVLLGGVW, from the coding sequence ATGAAGATTCTGCTGGTCTGCTCCTCCGGGGGCCACCTGGCGCAGTTGATGCGCCTGGAGCCGTGGTGGGCTCCCCACGAACGACGGTGGGTCACCTTCGAGACCGGGGACGCGACGAGCAAGTTGCAGGGCGAGGACGTCACGTGGGCGCACCACCCGACGACCCGCAACGTGCCGAACCTGGCGCGCAACACCGCCCTGGCCTGGCGCCTGCTGCGCACGTGGCGGCCGGACGTGATCGTCTCGACCGGCGCCGGCGTCGCGGTCCCGTTCTTCTGGCTGCACCGGATGTTCGGCGCGACCACGGTCTACCTCGAGGTCTTCGACCGCATCGACTCCCCCACGCTGACCGGGCGGCTGTGCCAGCCGGTCACCGACCTGTTCCTGGTCCAGTGGCCCGAGCAGCAGCGGCTGTACCGGTCCTCGGTCCTGTTGGGCGGTGTGTGGTGA
- a CDS encoding MazG nucleotide pyrophosphohydrolase domain-containing protein, whose amino-acid sequence MTADGMAVEEFLEVMRRLRAECPWKAAQTHRSLTRYLLEETHEAVEAIDAGEASGDWDHLREELGDLLLQVVFHAVIAEEAGRFDLDEVAAGITAKMRRRNPHVFAAGATASEDGAPLDAAAVNDLWERAKATERTEAPGAGDPITKGLPPTLPALLYADKVLDRLDRAGRDAAVDGGDDLGERLLALVAEARHAGTDPEQALRDAVRRRL is encoded by the coding sequence ATGACCGCGGACGGCATGGCCGTCGAGGAGTTCCTCGAGGTCATGCGACGGCTGCGGGCGGAGTGTCCCTGGAAGGCGGCGCAGACCCACCGGTCGCTGACGCGCTACCTGCTGGAGGAGACGCACGAGGCCGTCGAGGCGATCGACGCCGGCGAGGCCAGCGGCGACTGGGACCACCTCCGCGAGGAGCTCGGTGACCTGCTGCTGCAGGTCGTCTTCCACGCCGTGATCGCCGAGGAGGCCGGCCGCTTCGACCTCGACGAGGTCGCCGCCGGCATCACCGCGAAGATGCGCCGCCGCAACCCCCACGTGTTCGCGGCCGGCGCGACCGCCTCCGAGGACGGTGCCCCGCTGGACGCGGCCGCGGTCAACGACCTCTGGGAGCGGGCCAAGGCCACCGAGCGCACCGAGGCCCCCGGGGCGGGGGACCCGATCACGAAAGGATTGCCGCCCACCCTCCCGGCCCTGCTCTACGCCGACAAGGTGCTCGACCGGCTCGACCGTGCCGGACGCGACGCCGCCGTGGACGGTGGCGACGACCTCGGCGAACGCCTGCTCGCGCTGGTGGCCGAGGCCCGCCACGCCGGCACCGATCCCGAGCAGGCGCTGCGCGACGCCGTACGCCGTCGCCTCTGA